A region from the Arachis ipaensis cultivar K30076 chromosome B01, Araip1.1, whole genome shotgun sequence genome encodes:
- the LOC107605000 gene encoding uncharacterized protein LOC107605000, with amino-acid sequence MTRFTKVAMSIPDLHPEVHLHTIKSGLRPGKFQEAIAVAKPKTLAKFYEKAKGQIDIEEPRQARKIEKSWYKEEDKPRDSKKSFKQFPRYESYTQFKIKCEDIIKEILNSKLIKPPQKVGNYPYSKGVDKSKYCTFHQKHGHTTDECVIAKDLLERLAWQGHLDKYIGSHIQHRSPSSGDHTSVGQHNRDKERASTSHPEQPRGIINYIFGGFAGGGTTSLARKCSYRAMLSIEASPNNPQTLSRFPQMMFQSSDFDTTTTNLDDPIVISIQLGDLLVKQILLDPGSSANVLFYSTFQKMKLSNNILQPSTGDLVRFSGATYQRLMDKVFAAQIGRNLKVYVDDMVSKTKLGNNHLDDLTEIFNQIRKYNMQLNLEKCAYGVQGGKFLGFMLTNRGIEANPEKC; translated from the exons ATGACTCGCTTCACAAAGGTGGCTATGAGCATACCCGACCTCCACCCCGAGGTGCATTTACACACCATCAAAAGCGGACTCCGACCAGGAAAATTCCAAGAGGCTATTGCTGTCGCCAAACCAAAAACTTTGGCCAAGTTCTATGAAAAGGCAAAAGGTCAGATTGACATTGAAGAACCCCGACAAgctcgaaaaatagaaaaatcctGGTACAAAGAAGAAGATAAACCACGGGATAGTAAGAAAAGTTTTAAACAATTCCCTCGTTATGAATCCTATACTCAGTTCAAAATAAAGTGCGAGGATATCATCAAGGAGATCTTAAATTCCAAATTGATCAAGCCTCCACAGAAGGTTGGCAACTATCCATATTCAAAGGGTGTAGACAAATCAAAGTATTGCACTTTTCACCAGAAGCATGGACATACCACTGATGAATGTGTCATCGCCAAAGACCTCTTAGAGCGACTAGCTTGGCAAGGCCATCTTGATAAATACATTGGCAGCCATATACAACATCGTTCCCCTTCCTCTGGCGACCATACCTCGGTAGGACAGCACAACCGAGACAAAGAAAGGGCGAGCACAAGTCATCCTGAACAACCAAGAGGAATTATTAACTATATTTTTGGAGGTTTTGCAGGTGGAGGCACAACAAGCCTGGCAAGGAAATGTTCTTACCGAGCTATGTTATCGATAGAAGCCAGCCCAAACAATCCTCAAACGCTTTCTCGCTTTCCTCAGATGATGTTTCAATCCTCCGACTTCGATACAACTACAACAAATCTAGATGACCCTATTGTAATCTCCATCCAGTTAGGAGATCTTTTGGTCAAACAAATACTACTGGATCCAGGGAGTAGTGCTAACGTTCTTTTCTATTCAACATTCCAGAAGATGAAACTAAGTAACAACATACTACAACCTTCCACTGGAGATTTGGTCAGATTTTCAG GAGCAACATACCAACGCCTTATGGACAAGGTATTTGCAGCACAGATCGGCAGAAACCTCAAAGTTTATGTTGACGACATGGTATCCAAAACAAAGCTCGGCAACAATCATCTTGACGACCTTACAGAAATATTCAACCAAATCCGAAAATATAATATGCAGCTTAATCTTGAGAAATGTGCCTATGGCGTACAAGGAGGCAAATTCCTCGGTTTCATGCTCACCAACCGCGGAATAGAAGCCAATCCAGAAAAATGCTGA